A genomic segment from Spinacia oleracea cultivar Varoflay chromosome 3, BTI_SOV_V1, whole genome shotgun sequence encodes:
- the LOC110778830 gene encoding uncharacterized protein translates to MDLVDDLFDDSIKQDVLIPDLFRLVYVNPSTNKRVELLNDVGLMGMWGLFKRTDTVEIWIEKANEKETSIQVRTAVKKRKDRKERKAAELRRKAEEFEREREEERRRLEREAEIQRDLEEQLANTVAVEVPVYDVEDLSVEYVRVYSSQHADCFFPGGGGRPAGSRVRKPTAYNVEEEEQWDDESDDENFEEIESDSETGFNSDDFIDEEIEEDEEQDVLKEVISERSFEDHLDGSNKLDNLYANGKVVGSMPWGTIKLQPWMIFQSKTHFMEVFRDFCIQEGFAVSVEKADTTRFTAMCLVESCNWRIHACVLLDGVSWAIKTLVSEHKSCGRLEENPMVTSQWLCTKLLPDIEANPEIPIKTLQRKALGIYRVQVKQRLMYKVRSLGRQQIYGGFDESYALLPSYAEMIKSTNPGSYALVTWTVDSGNVTPRFKACFFSFAAQVRGFLRGCRPIIGIDGAHLSGYYKGILLTAVAIDGNNEIFPLAYSIVSTESMDTWSYFFRSLKAMFVQHGCQRDDWTFISDRMRGVESALYDVFPKEVRRVCAQHLYTNCRQAGYSGTAFHDLFWVAADAYNPYVFNKAMEKIGKLIPEAVGYLDKVPEQWSRHKFDVGVTCDHNTTNFVESFNACTKPFRDLPVLPLLEEIRSWCMTKIGARFDKAVDIGPDQLTPYATKELEERSADSRLAARVCGCGKWQGCGIPCKHAIRWPTFELTRILPPLMRRAAGRPAKQRRRGAHEKKRGKRNTTVKCGKCKQIGHNSRTCKGGSTAKQRKESAAAAAGSAGASTSGARKRKAPTSNASSSKKSKAA, encoded by the exons ATGGATTTGGTTGATGACTTGTTTGATGATTCTATTAAGCAAGATGTTCTGATTCCCGATTTATTTAGATTGGTTTATGTTAATCCTAGTACGAATAAAAGAGTAGAATTGTTGAATGATGTTGGTTTGATGGGCATGTGGGGTTTATTTAAGCGCACAGATACTGTGGAAATATGGATAGAGAAGGCAAATGAGAAGGAAACTTCAATCCAAGTTAGGACTGCAGTTAAGAAAAGGAAGGATAGGAAGGAAAGGAAGGCTGCAGAACTTAGAAGGAAAGCTGAGGAGTTTGAGAGGGAGAGGGAAGAGGAAAGGAGAAGGTTAGAAAGGGAGGCTGAGATTCAAAGGGATTTGGAGGAGCAATTGGCAAACACAGTGGCAGTTGAGGTGCCTGTGTATGATGTTGAGGATTTAAGTGTAGAGTACGTACGTGTTTACAGCTCACAACATGCTGACTGCTTTTTCCCGGGAG GGGGGGGAAGGCCTGCTGGTTCAAGGGTGAGGAAACCCACTGCATACAATGTGGAGGAAGAGGAGCAATGGGAtgatgagagtgatgatgaaAATTTTGAGGAGATTGAGAGTGATAGTGAAACTGGTTTCAACTCCGACGATTTCATTGACGAAGaaattgaagaagatgaagaacaaGATGTTCTTAAGGAGGTAATTTCTGAGAGAAGTTTTGAGGATCATTTAGATGGGAGTAATAAGCTGGATAATTTGTATGCAAATGGGAAAGTTGTGGGAAGCATGCCATGGGGGACTATCAAGTTGCAACCATGGATGATATTCCAAAGCAAGACACACTTCATGGAGGTCTTCAGAGACTTCTGTATTCAAGAGGGATTTGCTGTGAGTGTTGAAAAGGCTGATACAACCAGATTCACTGCAATGTGTCTGGTTGAGTCATGCAATTGGAGGATCCATGCCTGTGTGTTGTTGGATGGGGTCAGTTGGGCCATTAAAACTCTTGTCAGTGAGCACAAGTCTTGTGGGAGACTTGAGGAGAATCCCATGGTGACATCTCAGTGGCTATGCACCAAACTACTTCCTGACATTGAAGCAAATCCAGAAATCCCAATTAAGACACTTCAAAGAAAGGCATTGGGGATTTATAGGGTACAAGTGAAACAGAGGTTGATGTACAAGGTGAGAAGCCTTGGGAGGCAGCAAATTTATGGAGGTTTTGATGAGTCATATGCCCTTTTACCATCCTATGCTGAAATGATCAAATCTACCAATCCTGGGAGTTATGCCTTGGTCACTTGGACTGTAGATTCTGGTAACGTGACACCCCGTTTCAAGGCTTGCTTTTTCTCCTTTGCTGCACAAGTTAGGGGTTTCTTAAGAGGTTGTAGGCCTATCATAGGCATTGATGGTGCACATTTGAGTGGATACTATAAGGGAATTCTCCTCACTGCAGTTGCTATCGATGggaataatgagatttttcCATTAGCCTATAGCATTGTGAGTACGGAGAGTATGGACACATGGTCCTATTTTTTCAGAAGTTTGAAGGCTATGTTTGTTCAACATGGGTGCCAGAGGGATGACTGGACTTTTATTAGTGACAGAATGAGG GGAGTAGAATCTGCTTTGTATGATGTTTTCCCCAAAGAAGTCAGGAGGGTCTGTGCTCAGCATCTGTATACCAACTGCAGACAAGCTGGATACAGTGGCACAGCCTTCCATGACTTGTTCTGGGTTGCTGCTGATGCATACAATCCATATGTCTTCAACAAAGCCATGGAAAAGATTGGCAAACTCATCCCAGAAGCAGTGGGATATCTTGACAAAGTGCCTGAACAGTGGTCCAGACACAAGTTTGATGTTGGGGTCACTTGTGATCACAACACCACCAACTTTGTGGAATCCTTCAACGCGTGTACCAAACCCTTTAGGGATCTTCCTGTTTTGCCACTTCTTGAAG AAATAAGGTCTTGGTGCATGACGAAGATCGGGGCCAGATTTGATAAAGCTGTTGATATTGGACCCGATCAATTGACGCCATATGCTACTAAGGAGCTTGAAGAGAGGAGTGCTGACTCGAG GCTTGCTGCTAGAGTTTGTGGTTGTGGGAAATGGCAAGGGTGTGGTATACCTTGCAAGCATGCTATTAGG TGGCCTACATTTGAGCTAACTAGGATTCTTCCCCCACTAATGAGAAGGGCAGCTGGCAGACCAGCCAAGCAGAGAAGAAGAGGTGCTCATGAGAAGAAGAGGGGGAAAAGAAACACCACTGTCAAGTGTGGGAAATGCAAGCAAATTGGGCATAACTCAAGAACCTGTAAAGGAGGTTCCACTGCAAAACAGAGGAAAGAATCTGCTGCAGCTGCTGCTGGTTCTGCTGGTGCATCAACATCTGGTGCTAGGAAGAGGAAGGCTCCAACATCTAATGCATCGAGCAGCAAGAAGTCCAAAGCTGCATAA
- the LOC110778812 gene encoding uncharacterized protein produces METFPSDLELTAVSALLLLSTSISLPTTTTTTTTTTTNSLLKLQDDSVVVFERKLSEKSEEVGANSLSKLKDDSVIFFERISSEESEKVETIIYEKSSDTTPCRSSLTSDHSVSTHRSMLMASAVAQYREMKVKIARRARSKVIYRGYNNGHKLAPKNWATPQANKQKMASNSQAVTEGTTTTETSCLSSGGTSDISSARNRGKVAGAVVVEQKRRRGTGPSYISRRAEAILRLLSCKGCASEVRIRQLLGDSPDTSKALRMLLRMDEVKRSGAGGRVDPFIYMIAAESDCSIVQ; encoded by the exons ATGGAAACATTTCCGAGTGATCTTGAGCTCACAGCTGTTTCTGCTCTTCTCCTTCTCTCTACCAGTATCTCTctcccaacaacaacaacaacaacaacaacaacaacaacaaactcATT GTTGAAGTTGCAGGATGATTCTGTGGTGgtgtttgagagaaaattaagtgAGAAATCAGAAGAAGTTGGAGCAAACTCACT GTCGAAGTTGAAGGATGATTCTGTTATATTTTTTGAGAGAATATCAAGTGAGGAATCGGAAAAAGTTGAGACGATTATCTACGAGAAGAGCAGTGATACGACGCCCTGTCGTTCTTCGTTGACAAGCGATCACTCTGTTTCAACTCATCGCTCGATGCTTATGGCTTCTGCTGTTGCTCAATACCGTGAGATGAAGGTTAAG aTAGCTCGGAGAGCAAGGTCTAAGGTAATTTACAGGGGCTACAACAATGGCCATAAATTAGCACCCAAAAATTGGGCAACGCCACaagcaaataaacaaaaaatggCGTCAAACTCCCAAGCAGTCACAGAAGGCACCACCACTACAGAGACCTCGTGCTTGTCCAGTGGCGGTACAAGCGACATATCAAGCGCAAGGAATCGAGGGAAGGTGGCGGGGGCGGTAGTGGTGGAGCAGAAGAGAAGAAGGGGGACAGGGCCATCTTACATAAGCCGCAGAGCAGAAGCAATTTTAAGGTTATTGTCATGTAAGGGATGTGCTTCTGAAGTCCGCATTAGGCAACTTCTTGGTGATAGTCCTGATACCAGTAAAGCTCTCAGAAT gTTGTTGAGGATGGATGAAGTTAAGCGAAGTGGGGCAGGAGGCCGGGTTGACCCGTTTATTTACATG ATTGCAGCTGAGAGTGATTGCAGCATAGTTCAGTAA